CGAATATGCCCGCGAAGCGCTTCTCCAGCACTTGGAAGATTTGGACGACATCCGCGAAGCGACCGAACGCTTAAAAGAGCCAAGTCAAATATTTTCCCTTGAAGAGGCCAAGCGCCAACTCAGTCTATAATACTTGCCCAGAAGAGGAGGCCAGGTGCCGAGTCCTCTTTATACTGCTCCAGCGGGTGTAACCCGCCGCCAGTCCACCAGTTCCAGCCGGGGGGAGCGGTGGCCGTTCCAGACGTTCCAGGTGAAGCGGACGGCAAGGTCGATGGGCTGGCCGGTGGGGGGCGGATTGGTGGCCCCGTTCCAGGCGATGCCCTTGATCTGGCGGCCGTTGCCGCCGGTCAGTTCGAAGCGCAGGTGCTTTTGGGCAAAGACTTCCGGGCGGCGCGAAAGGACCGCACCCTTGAGGCCGAGCACGGGCTCGGGGTTTTCCTGCCCGTAGGGGCGGAGGCGGTCGAGTTCGCCCAGCAGGCGCTCGCCGAGGTCGCCGGGCTTGATCCAGGCGTCGATGGTCAGACTGGGCTCGGGCGGGGCTTCGGAAAAAAGCTTACCCACGGCCTCATTAAAGGCGGCCCGGAACTCCGGCAGGCGGTCTTTGGCGAGGGTGATGCCCACCGCCATGCGGTGGCCGCCCCACTCCTCCAGCAGGCCGTCGCAACCGTGCAAAATCTCCTGCAAATCTACTTCGGGGATGCTCCGGCCCGAGCCGCGCAGCAGGTCGCCGTCCTGACTCAGGACAATGGCGGGCCGGTAAAAGCGGCGGGCCAGACGGCCAGCGACAATCCCGACCACCCCCGGGTGCCAGTCGGCCCCGGCGGCGACGAGCCCGGCGGGAATATTCTCCTCGGAAAAATCCGCCACGGCGGCGTCGAAAACATCGCGCTCGATGGCCTGGCGTTCGCGGTTGAGCGCGTCGAGTTCGGTGGCGGCGGCAACGGCACGGCCCCGTGATTCGCTTAAAAGCATTTCCACCGGCAGGGCGGCGTCGGCCAGACGGCCTCCGGCATTGAGGCGCGGCCCGAGGCGGTAGGCAACGTCGGCGGCACAGATCGGGTGCTCCTTGACCAGCCCCGAAACCTCCAGCAGCGCGGACAGACCGGTCCGGCGGCCCGAGGCGAGCTGTTGCAGCCCTTCGCGGGCAAAGATGCGGTTCTCGCCGCGCAGGGGGACGAGGTCCGAGATCGTGCCCAGCGCCACCAGGTCGAGCGAATACTTGAGCTTGAGGTCGAAGGCGCGCGGGTCGTTGAGCTGGCGCAGGCGCTTGACCAGCGCGTGCACGAGCTTGAAGACCAACCCGGCGGTGCACAATTCGCGGGCGGCCTCGTCGCCGGGGCCGGGGTAGAGCTTCGGGTTGACCAGCAGGCAGTCGGCGGGAACGGCTTCCTTGGACTCGTGGTGATCGACGATGATAACGTCAATCCCCCGGGCCCGCAGGCGGGCCACCTCGGCCACGGAATTGGTGCCGCAGTCCAGCGCCACCAGCAGGTCCGGCGGGGTACCGGTCAGGACGCGGTCGAGCATGGACTCGCTCAGGCCGTATCCCTCCTCCAGCCGCCGGGGAACCCGGTAAACCGGATCGGCCCCGAAGTGACGCAGCATGCTGACCAGCAGCGCGGTGCTGGTCATGCCGTCCACATCGTAGTCGCCGATGACGAGAATGTCCTCGCCCTCCCGAATTGCGACCAGCAGCCGCTCGACCGCCTCGGAGATGAAGCTCAACTCCTCGGGGTCGCGCAGGTGGCGCAGGCGCGGATCAAGGAAGGCGGCGGACGGTCCGGTCCGCTCCAGCCGGGCGGCCAGGAGCGCGGCCAGCACGCCGTCCACCCCGTGCTCCGAACGCAGCAGGCGCACTGCCGATTCCGGAGGCGGGGTGAAAGACCAGCGCATGGACAAGGGGATCAGGACTTGGCCTCGGACTCGGCGTCGCGGGCCCGGCGGGTGGTCGTTTCCCACTCGTAGGTCGGGCGCGTCAGGTGGCGTTCGGTCACGTGCTTGCGGTTGCCTTTGTGCCACCAGTAGAAGACCGGGCTGGCGATGAAGATCGACGAGAACGTACCGGTGATAATCCCGATGATGAAGATCAGCGCGAAGTCCGTGACCACGCCCGCTCCAAAGATGTACAGCGCGAGCGCCGCCAGCAGGGTGGTGACGGAGGTCAGCAGGGTACGCGAGAGGGTGCGGTTGATAGCGTAGTTGCAGACATCGAACAGCGTCATGTCCGGGCGCAGGTCCAGCTCCTCACGGATACGGTCGAAGACGACGATGGTGTCGTTGATCGAGTAACCGACGATCATGAGGATCGCCGCCACCATCGGGGCGGTAAACTGCCCGCTGCCAATCCCGAAAAACTGCCCCACGATGACAAAGATCCCGATCGACATGAGCACGTCGTGGACAGTCGAAACCACGGCCCCGACCCCGTAACCGAGTTCGAAGCGCAGCGCCACGTACAGGAGGATACCGGCCAATGAAACCAGGATCGAGAGAATGGCGTTGAAGGTAATTTCGTCGCTGACGGTCGCCCCGACCGCGCTCTCGCTGACCTTGACCAGTTGCGCATCGGGGAAAGCTTTTTGCATGGCGGCAACCACCTGGTCAACGCGCCCTTCCTCCAGGTCCACCTGGAGCTTAAGCCGTTCCTTATCGCTGCCGAGCATGCTGAGGTAGCCGGGCTGGATTTCGCCCAGATCGGGATTGGCATCGGCCAACTGCTCGATCTCGGTCAGGCCTGGCTTGCTGGCCTGCTCGAAATCCATCGTCACTTCGACGCCGCCCCGGAAGTCGATCCCGAGAATGTGCTCGCGGTGCGTCCAAATAACAACCACCCCGGCCAGCACGATCAGCCACGAGCAGATGAAGGCCGGACGGCGGTAGGCCAGGAAAGTGAACTTCGCCTTTTCCAGCAGGCTGAAGGGCGAAACCGACTTGAGCAGATTCAGGCTGACAAGTATTTCCAGCATGAAGCGGCTCACCACCAGCGCACCGAACATGGAGGCGCCGATACCGATGGCCAGCGTCACCCCGAAGCCCTTGACCGGACCAGCCCCGAGCCAGATCAGGATGGCGGCGGTCAACAGCGTGGTGATGTTCGCGTCAATAATGGTCGAAAAGGCCTTGGCATAACCGCCGGCGAGGGCGTTTTTCATGTTCTTGCCCGCCGAAAGCTCTTCGCGCATACGCTCGAAGATGAGGATGTTCGCGTCCACGGCCATCCCGATGGTGAGCACGAGCGCGGCCACCCCCGGCAGGGTCAGGGTGCCCCCGACGCTCATGAGAACGCCGAGCACGACGATGACGGACAGTCCGACCGATGCGACCGAGACGATACCCGCCAGCAGGTAGTAAAGGATCATGAAGACCACGACCGCTCCGGCACCCAGCAGGGCGGCCTCGATGGAGGAGTCGCGGGCGTCGGCGGCCAGCGTCGGGCTGACGACGTACTTTTCACCCACCTCCAGTTCGAACTTGAGCGGGTTGTTGAGGACATTGGCCAGTTCCTGGGCCTCAAGCTGGGTAAAGGTGCCGGTGATGCGGGCGGAGCCGCCGGTGATGGGCTGGCCGTTGTTCAGGCCGAGGGCGCTGTAGAGCTTGCCGTCGAGCACGATGGCCATCTTGCCCGAGCCAAGGGCGTTGCGGGCCTTGTCCTCGGCCGCAATCTTGCGGGTCATGTCCGCGAAGACATCGCCGCCGTCGCTGGTCATGTTAAGGAGAATCTCGTAGCCACCGTACTGGCCCTGGATCGGGAAGGCACGGTCCACGATTTCGCCGGTGGCCTCGGGGATGATTTTGACAAAGTAATGCTCCTCAATCGGGTTGCCCTCGCGGTCGGTGTCTTCGATGACCATCTCCTCGAAGCCGAGCGGAGCCTGCACGCCGGGACCGGGCACGATGTCGCGGTGCACGAGGCGGAACTCCAGGTGGGCCGGTTTCTTGAGTGCGTCGGCGGCTTCGGGGTTCTTTTCCAGGTCGAGTCCGGGCAGTTGGACTTCGATCTGGTTATTACCGACCGGGCGGATGATCGGCTCGGCCACGCCCAGGCCGTTGACACGGCTCTCCATGATGCGGACGGCCTCCTTGAGCTGGGCGCTGGCGACCTGATCGTTCTCGGGCTGGTCCTTGAGCTTGAGCGTGAAGGCCACGCCCCCGGCCAGATCGAGGCCCTTGCGGAGCTTGCCGCGGGACTCCTCGTAGAGGACGTTCATGATGACGTCGTTGCGCTTGTCCTGATTCTTGACCAGCACGAGGTCAACATCCGGGTAGAACTTGTGGTAGAGGTCCACCTTCTCGGCCTTGGCCTGTTCCTTGATCGCCAGAAACAGCGGCGTGGTGTCGTTCACCCGCTCCTCGGCCCGCTCAAGAAAGGCCTGGTAGTCGGCCTGGTTGGCGGTGGCGCGGGTCAGGATGAACTCGTCAAAGTCCTTGTCCTCCATCGGGAGGAGGTTGAGCACGGCCCAACCGACGATAACAACGCTGAGGATCAGTTTCCAGATGATGGAACTTTTCATGGGGAAAGAAGGTGGCGGAGCGTTTTCTTACTTGGCCTGCTCGGCCGGGACGGTCGGCTGGATGTCCTTGCCCTCGTCGCCGGGGGCCAGCACGCTGGTGACGAAGTTCTTGGCCAGTTCAGCCTTGGTGCCGTCCACCAGCTTGATCACAAGGCGGTCGCTCTTGACGTTGGAGATGGTGGCGTAGAGCCCTCCGTTGGTCACGATGCGGTCGCCGATCTTGAGGGCTTCGATGCGCTTCTGGTGCTCCTTCTGCTTCTTGCGCTGCGGGGCGATGACCAGAAAGTACATCCCGCCGAACATCAGAATGAGAATCAGAAAGGTACCCCCCATGCCGCCGCCGGGTTGATCGGTGGCCGCCTGGGCAAGTGCGGTAATAAATGCGGTTGTGCTCATGATTTAAATTCAGGAAAACCGTCGAGGTAAGAGCAGCGCCCCCCAAAAGGCAAGAGGATTGTCAAGCCCTCCGGCCTCTCCCGGCCAATGGCCAAACGCCCCCGCAGCCGGAACGGACGAAGCCGCGACGATAGAGACGAACCGCGCCTGCTCCCCCGCCCCGCACGCCCGGCGACCTTCACGCACCGCAGCAGCACAGGCGCGGGACGGGATTGGCGGGACGGATTCTGTCACTCCCCGGCCCCGCCGAAACCGGAAGTTTACACTTCCGAGTGCCTGCGGCCTTGATTCGCCGGAGAAATTGCACTAGCGGATGGGCTTGCAAAACGGTGAGCAGGATAACTGGTCGGCCTCATCGGCCGACGCCTACTACGGCTTTTCACGCTGGGGAAAGGGACACTTCTCCGTCGATCCCGACGGGGCGCTCTGCGTCCACCCCATGGCTGACGCGCGCAAGATCCGCCTGACGGACGTGCTCGAAGAGGCCCGCCAGATGGGCCTCTCGGCCCCGCTGACCATCCGCGTGCAGGATTTACTGCGGCGGCGGGTCGTCGAGCTGAACGAGGCCTTTGGCGCCGCCATCGAGGCCGAACAGTATGAGGGGCGCTATCAGGGGGTCTTCCCGATCAAGGTCAACCAGTTGCGTGAGGTCGTGGACGAAATCCTCGACGCGGGCAAGCCGTGGCACTTCGGCCTGGAGGCCGGGAGCAAGCCCGAGCTGCTCATCGCCCTGGCCATGCTCCAGACCAAAAACGCCCTGCTCGTGTGCAACGGCTACAAGGACGCCGACTACATCCGCCTGGCCATGCTCGGCACCCGCCTGGGCAAAAAAGTCGTCGTCGTGATCGAGCAGCCCTCCGAGGCGGACATGATTATCCAGCTCTCGCGCGAGACGGGTGTGACCCCGATCATCGGCCTGCGCCTCAAGCTCAGCACCACCGGCGAGGGCCGCTGGTCCACCTCCAGCGGCGACCACGCCAAGTTCGGCCTCTCGGCCCCGGAGCTGGTCTCGGTCGTCAAAAAACTCCGCCGGGCCGGGCTCAAGGATTTTATCCAGCTCGTGCATTTCCACATCGGCTCGCAGGTGCCGAGCATCATTACCTTGAAAAAAGCCGTGGTCGAAGCCGCCCGCTTCTACTGCGAACTGCACCGCATGGGGCTGCCCATGAAGTACCTGGACTGCGGCGGCGGCCTCGGGATCGACTACGACGGCTCGCGCAGTAACTTTGACAGCTCGGCCAACTACTCCCTCCAGGAGTACGCCCGCGACATGGTGTTCAACATCAAGAGCGTGTGCGAAAGCTCCGAGGTGCCCGTGCCCGACATCGTGACCGAGAGCGGCCGGGCACTCGTTGCCCTGCACTCGATCCTGATCGTCGAGGTGGTTGACAACATCGCCAAAAACGACGAGCCCGCCGACATCTCCAAGCGCAAACGCAAGCCCCGCGAGCCGCAAGTGCTCAAGGACTTGCGCGAAATCCTCGACGGCGACGAACACTGGACCCCGCTGGAGCGTTTTCATGACGCCCAGCAAAAAAAGGAGGAGGCGCAGTCACTGTTCAGCCTCGGCTACCTCGACCTGGAAAGCCGCGCCGAGACCGAGCGCCTCTACTGGGAAATCTGTCGCCGCCTGCGCACCGCCACCAGCGTGCGCGGCTACGTGCCCGAGGAACTGGCCGAACTCAACGCCACCCTGGCCGAGCAGTACGTGTGCAACTTTTCCGTCTTCCAGTCCCTGCTCGACCACTGGGCACTGGACCAGCTCTTTCCCATCGCCCCGATCCACCGGCTCGACGAGGAGCCGACCGTCGAGGCCACGCTGGTGGACATCACCTGCGACTCCGACGGCAAGGTGAACCAGTTCATCGACCTGGAGGACGTCAAGCAGTCCCTGCGTCTGCACCCGCTCGAACCCGGCAAGCCCTACCACCTGGGCGTGTTCCTGGTCGGGGCCTATCAGGACATCATGGGCGACCTGCACAACCTCTTCGGCCGCGTCAACGAGGTCCACGTCTTCCTCGAAGACGACGAGGAGGACGGCTACTACATCGAGGAAACCATCAGCGGCTTCACCACCGACGAGGTGCTCGGCTTCATCCAGCACAAGGGCTCGGACCTCATCCGCCAGATGAAAAAGCAGATCGACCGCGCCACCCGCAACGACCAGGTCAAGCCCCGCGAAGGCGTCCGCATGCTCAGCCTCTACACCGACCTCATCGGCGAAAAGACTTACCTCAAATCACCGGGCCAGCAGAAAGCCCGCCGCCGCCGCAAGGGGAGTTGATTCTTTTTTTGGGGAAAATCCGTAGATTGGGAAATTTGTAAGTTCGTAGATTCGCGGGCCGGGGGCGCTGAGTGGGCTTGAATGCCGAGTGGATTTGAATCCCACCTGCAAACGTCGTCCCTTTACGAACCTGTAAATTTATAAATTTACGAATTCCCCAAAAATCCTCCCTCCACGGACGGGCTTGCTTTTGCGGGGCGGATGCGGTATCCGGCTGGCATGAAATTCCTCCCCGCCGCCCTGGCCGCGCTTCTGGCGCTGGCTGCCCCCGCTTTTTCCCAGACCGCGCCTGACGCCGACAAAACGGCCCCGGCCAAGGCCCAGCCCGCCGACAGCGAACCCGCCGACAGCCTCGTCAACGATGGCGAGATGCGCCCCTATCTGGGAGGCTGGCTCGGCGAGTACGGCGGTATCTGCGCCTACACCAACGAAGGCCCCAAGCCGGCGGAAGTCTCCGTTCAGGTAAACATCCGGCAGACGATGGAACCTTCTCACATCAGAATTGACACCCCCGCAGACGGAAGCGCTCCCATCATTACCATTTTCATCAACAACTCCCCCACCGCCACCGACGAGCGCATGAAAGTCACGGCGGAAACGCTGGAAATGGCCCCCAAGTACGCCGACCCGGTCTCCTTCGAGGCCAAGCGCATCACCGGCGGCTTTGGCGGCACCGAATCGCTCATCGACGGCGAAATCAAGATCTACCGCATCTCCCTCAACGCCGCCCCCAAGCCCGTCGAAACCTACCGCTTCCGCATCGGCGAGGAGTGAACGGGGAAACGGGCGAACCACGTCTTTCGGCTTTTTATTTTCTGGCCACAGAGCACACAGAGAAGGCACTGAGTGCACAGAGAGGTCGCTCTTTGATTTCTCCCTCTGCGTCTTTGCGCCTCTGCGGTTAAAAAAACAAAAAGTATCCGGGCCGCAGAAACGGAGCGTGCCCGGCACTCGGGCCTATCGGCGACATTCTCCAGCCGTCGCTTTAATCGGCCTTGGGCTTGATGGCCACGTAAGCGCCGAAGCAGGAGTTCTTGTGTAAAACATCGACCTGGGCGAAGCCGACTCGCCGCAGCAGCTCGATTTGAAACGTCATGCCCCGGGGCGAATCCTCGGCCTCGATGTAGTCGAACACCTTTTGCCGGTACTCCTCGCCCCCAAGTGAGCGCAGGTAGTCGCCGTAACGCGCCCACATGGCGGCGTGAACCTGCGGGTCGTCGTGGAAAAATATGTCGCTGACAAAGAGCGCCCCACCCGGGGCCAGCAGATCATAGATCTTTTGAAAGGCCCGGAGCCAGTCCTCGTCGTCGCGCAGGTGGTGGAGCACGGCGGCGGCCACGATCAGGTCGTAATGCCCGGCGGGCAGATCCAGTTCGCGCAGGTCCCCGCAAAAGGTCCGCACCTCCCCCGATTCCTCGGCCCGGACCCGCTCGGCGGCCCGCTCCAGCATGCGGTCGCTCAGGTCGAGCAGGTCGCAGTCCAGCCCCGGCCGGGACCGCAAAATTTTAATCGTGTTGTTGCCTGCCCCGCAGCCGATGTCCAGCAGCGTCCGCGCGCCGGGGACGATCTTCGGCGCGAGGTCCGAAATCAGGTCGAGCATGAGCGGGGCGTCAATCACCGCCTGCTGGCCGGTTTCGAGGTTGGAGAAGCGCTCCACGTCGTTGTCGAAGCGTTCCTTGATCTGCGCGTTGGTAGATTTTTTGTCGAGTGGTGTGCTCATGGGTAAATG
The Ruficoccus amylovorans DNA segment above includes these coding regions:
- the speA gene encoding biosynthetic arginine decarboxylase → MGLQNGEQDNWSASSADAYYGFSRWGKGHFSVDPDGALCVHPMADARKIRLTDVLEEARQMGLSAPLTIRVQDLLRRRVVELNEAFGAAIEAEQYEGRYQGVFPIKVNQLREVVDEILDAGKPWHFGLEAGSKPELLIALAMLQTKNALLVCNGYKDADYIRLAMLGTRLGKKVVVVIEQPSEADMIIQLSRETGVTPIIGLRLKLSTTGEGRWSTSSGDHAKFGLSAPELVSVVKKLRRAGLKDFIQLVHFHIGSQVPSIITLKKAVVEAARFYCELHRMGLPMKYLDCGGGLGIDYDGSRSNFDSSANYSLQEYARDMVFNIKSVCESSEVPVPDIVTESGRALVALHSILIVEVVDNIAKNDEPADISKRKRKPREPQVLKDLREILDGDEHWTPLERFHDAQQKKEEAQSLFSLGYLDLESRAETERLYWEICRRLRTATSVRGYVPEELAELNATLAEQYVCNFSVFQSLLDHWALDQLFPIAPIHRLDEEPTVEATLVDITCDSDGKVNQFIDLEDVKQSLRLHPLEPGKPYHLGVFLVGAYQDIMGDLHNLFGRVNEVHVFLEDDEEDGYYIEETISGFTTDEVLGFIQHKGSDLIRQMKKQIDRATRNDQVKPREGVRMLSLYTDLIGEKTYLKSPGQQKARRRRKGS
- the secD gene encoding protein translocase subunit SecD encodes the protein MKSSIIWKLILSVVIVGWAVLNLLPMEDKDFDEFILTRATANQADYQAFLERAEERVNDTTPLFLAIKEQAKAEKVDLYHKFYPDVDLVLVKNQDKRNDVIMNVLYEESRGKLRKGLDLAGGVAFTLKLKDQPENDQVASAQLKEAVRIMESRVNGLGVAEPIIRPVGNNQIEVQLPGLDLEKNPEAADALKKPAHLEFRLVHRDIVPGPGVQAPLGFEEMVIEDTDREGNPIEEHYFVKIIPEATGEIVDRAFPIQGQYGGYEILLNMTSDGGDVFADMTRKIAAEDKARNALGSGKMAIVLDGKLYSALGLNNGQPITGGSARITGTFTQLEAQELANVLNNPLKFELEVGEKYVVSPTLAADARDSSIEAALLGAGAVVVFMILYYLLAGIVSVASVGLSVIVVLGVLMSVGGTLTLPGVAALVLTIGMAVDANILIFERMREELSAGKNMKNALAGGYAKAFSTIIDANITTLLTAAILIWLGAGPVKGFGVTLAIGIGASMFGALVVSRFMLEILVSLNLLKSVSPFSLLEKAKFTFLAYRRPAFICSWLIVLAGVVVIWTHREHILGIDFRGGVEVTMDFEQASKPGLTEIEQLADANPDLGEIQPGYLSMLGSDKERLKLQVDLEEGRVDQVVAAMQKAFPDAQLVKVSESAVGATVSDEITFNAILSILVSLAGILLYVALRFELGYGVGAVVSTVHDVLMSIGIFVIVGQFFGIGSGQFTAPMVAAILMIVGYSINDTIVVFDRIREELDLRPDMTLFDVCNYAINRTLSRTLLTSVTTLLAALALYIFGAGVVTDFALIFIIGIITGTFSSIFIASPVFYWWHKGNRKHVTERHLTRPTYEWETTTRRARDAESEAKS
- the relB gene encoding type II toxin-antitoxin system RelB family antitoxin: MLTVQLNSRAEAQLQRLAKKSGRTVDEYAREALLQHLEDLDDIREATERLKEPSQIFSLEEAKRQLSL
- the yajC gene encoding preprotein translocase subunit YajC, with the translated sequence MSTTAFITALAQAATDQPGGGMGGTFLILILMFGGMYFLVIAPQRKKQKEHQKRIEALKIGDRIVTNGGLYATISNVKSDRLVIKLVDGTKAELAKNFVTSVLAPGDEGKDIQPTVPAEQAK
- the recJ gene encoding single-stranded-DNA-specific exonuclease RecJ, with product MRWSFTPPPESAVRLLRSEHGVDGVLAALLAARLERTGPSAAFLDPRLRHLRDPEELSFISEAVERLLVAIREGEDILVIGDYDVDGMTSTALLVSMLRHFGADPVYRVPRRLEEGYGLSESMLDRVLTGTPPDLLVALDCGTNSVAEVARLRARGIDVIIVDHHESKEAVPADCLLVNPKLYPGPGDEAARELCTAGLVFKLVHALVKRLRQLNDPRAFDLKLKYSLDLVALGTISDLVPLRGENRIFAREGLQQLASGRRTGLSALLEVSGLVKEHPICAADVAYRLGPRLNAGGRLADAALPVEMLLSESRGRAVAAATELDALNRERQAIERDVFDAAVADFSEENIPAGLVAAGADWHPGVVGIVAGRLARRFYRPAIVLSQDGDLLRGSGRSIPEVDLQEILHGCDGLLEEWGGHRMAVGITLAKDRLPEFRAAFNEAVGKLFSEAPPEPSLTIDAWIKPGDLGERLLGELDRLRPYGQENPEPVLGLKGAVLSRRPEVFAQKHLRFELTGGNGRQIKGIAWNGATNPPPTGQPIDLAVRFTWNVWNGHRSPRLELVDWRRVTPAGAV
- a CDS encoding class I SAM-dependent methyltransferase; the protein is MSTPLDKKSTNAQIKERFDNDVERFSNLETGQQAVIDAPLMLDLISDLAPKIVPGARTLLDIGCGAGNNTIKILRSRPGLDCDLLDLSDRMLERAAERVRAEESGEVRTFCGDLRELDLPAGHYDLIVAAAVLHHLRDDEDWLRAFQKIYDLLAPGGALFVSDIFFHDDPQVHAAMWARYGDYLRSLGGEEYRQKVFDYIEAEDSPRGMTFQIELLRRVGFAQVDVLHKNSCFGAYVAIKPKAD